In one Chitinophaga sancti genomic region, the following are encoded:
- a CDS encoding MATE family efflux transporter, which translates to MQQAADNRLRRVFRLFISAVSGTETEFATGSINRAIFLLSVPMILEMVMESLLAVVDIFFVSKLGTHAITTVGLTESILTIVYTIAFGMSMAATAVVARRTGEKNPDAAAHSAVQSLYIALVFSVLISIIGVIFAPDLLSLMGAPADVVEHGNIYTRMIMGSNLLIVLLFLINGIFRGVGDAAMAMRSLWIANIVNIILCPLLINGLGPIPAMGLTGAALAICIGRGVGVCYQLYNLFGGKGLIRISIHHLKPDFPVIGKLLKIAMGSTAQMLINTTSWIFLVRLIARFGEEAVAGYTVAIRVVIFTILPASGMANAAAALVGQNLGAGQPERAERSVWRAAFLNMIFLGGVSLFFILLARPVIQLFTQEEAVVAYGAQALQLVSMGYIFYAYGMVLSQSFNGAGDTRTPTIINLVGFWMFQMPLAWVLAVHYEWGPAGAFTAIAAAESAMAIASIIIFRKGWWKRVKV; encoded by the coding sequence ATGCAGCAGGCAGCTGACAATCGTCTGCGCAGGGTATTCCGGTTATTTATATCCGCAGTATCCGGCACAGAGACTGAATTCGCGACCGGTAGTATTAACCGGGCTATATTTTTATTATCGGTACCCATGATACTGGAAATGGTGATGGAATCACTGTTGGCAGTAGTAGATATATTCTTTGTAAGCAAACTGGGTACACATGCCATTACTACGGTAGGTTTAACTGAATCTATATTGACCATTGTATACACGATCGCATTTGGTATGAGTATGGCGGCCACGGCGGTGGTAGCACGACGTACAGGGGAAAAGAACCCTGATGCAGCGGCGCACAGTGCGGTGCAGTCATTGTATATCGCATTGGTGTTTTCAGTGCTGATCAGCATAATTGGGGTGATATTTGCCCCTGACCTGCTTTCCCTGATGGGGGCGCCGGCCGATGTAGTGGAACATGGTAATATCTACACCCGTATGATTATGGGGAGTAACCTGTTGATCGTATTACTATTTCTCATCAATGGTATTTTCAGAGGTGTGGGCGATGCCGCAATGGCAATGCGTTCTCTCTGGATTGCGAATATCGTCAACATCATATTATGTCCATTGCTCATCAATGGCCTGGGCCCAATACCTGCTATGGGTTTGACAGGTGCTGCACTGGCTATTTGTATAGGCCGTGGGGTAGGCGTATGTTATCAGTTGTATAACCTGTTTGGCGGTAAAGGCCTGATCAGGATTTCTATACATCATTTAAAACCAGATTTCCCGGTGATCGGTAAGTTGTTGAAGATCGCTATGGGTAGTACTGCCCAGATGCTGATCAACACAACGAGCTGGATTTTCCTGGTACGGCTGATAGCCCGATTTGGCGAAGAAGCCGTGGCAGGGTATACCGTGGCCATCAGGGTCGTGATCTTTACCATATTGCCGGCTAGTGGTATGGCCAATGCAGCAGCGGCGCTGGTAGGCCAGAACCTGGGTGCCGGACAACCGGAGCGGGCCGAACGTTCAGTATGGAGAGCTGCTTTCCTAAATATGATCTTTTTAGGCGGTGTATCTCTCTTCTTTATATTGCTGGCAAGGCCGGTGATCCAGTTGTTCACCCAGGAGGAAGCGGTAGTTGCCTATGGTGCACAGGCCTTACAGCTGGTGAGCATGGGGTATATTTTCTATGCATATGGGATGGTATTATCCCAATCTTTTAATGGAGCAGGTGATACCCGTACCCCTACGATCATTAACCTCGTCGGGTTCTGGATGTTCCAGATGCCGCTGGCATGGGTCCTGGCAGTACATTACGAGTGGGGGCCAGCCGGTGCTTTTACTGCCATAGCAGCTGCAGAATCCGCGATGGCTATAGCAAGTATCATCATATTCCGGAAAGGATGGTGGAAGCGGGTAAAAGTTTAA
- a CDS encoding OmpA family protein has protein sequence MKKNSHYWLAIVCCLFVVNSLQAQYVYDYKRTGDVYYEAKDYYSAAQYYQRALGTFKLNPNEILPYQAGTKDKKTGKIRDYETVKYRLAESYRMYNDFGNAEKYYEEVVSYNNPDMFPLARFWYGVCLRADGKYPEAIDQFKQFKDKYTRVDETTTRAALEIACCEFAISEASRTPGYIVTKLNGDVNVGGANYAPTLLGKNLLLYTSSRPDTTILEKKKKENPYINSLFQADGKDAAFSNSRPLAMPEVKGVDQGVSAVTPDGNSIFLTRWTNKNGIKAAAIYVSTRNGNNWSEPKPLGQNVNVDGYSSMQPFVTADGKYLMFASNRPGGMGKNDLWYSMLDKNMPGAARNMGTGINTRDEEQAPFYDGDRHMLIFSSDGRVGLGGLDFYSSEGDFSSWAAPKNLGAPLNSPKDDIYYTASDWAHPMNGGYISSDRESVCCLELFNIKRISKSIHGMVMDCDNNLPLSGAKITLIDTIQQKVLKQVTLDETGRYRFEVDLKMNYKIMAEKENYFSKAIYINTDQLEKVDSMESPTICLKRYEIGKPIILKDIYYDFDKATLRPQSLIVLDTVVSIMQDNPNIIIEMSAHTDSKGKDEYNMKLSQRRAQSCVDYLISRGIPSSRMIAKGYGESRPIAPNTLPNGKDNPEGRQLNRRTEFKVLRVTQLSQ, from the coding sequence ATGAAAAAAAATTCACACTATTGGCTGGCCATCGTTTGCTGCTTATTTGTGGTTAACTCTTTACAGGCGCAGTACGTATACGATTATAAGCGGACAGGCGATGTGTATTACGAAGCTAAAGACTATTATTCTGCTGCACAGTATTACCAGAGAGCACTGGGCACATTCAAATTAAATCCTAATGAAATTCTGCCCTACCAGGCAGGCACCAAAGACAAGAAGACAGGGAAGATCAGGGATTATGAAACAGTGAAGTACAGGCTCGCAGAATCTTACCGCATGTACAATGACTTTGGTAATGCTGAGAAGTACTATGAAGAAGTAGTGAGCTATAATAACCCTGATATGTTCCCGCTGGCCCGCTTCTGGTATGGGGTGTGCCTGCGTGCAGATGGTAAATATCCTGAGGCCATTGACCAGTTCAAACAGTTTAAAGATAAATATACCAGGGTAGATGAAACCACGACGCGTGCGGCATTGGAAATCGCCTGCTGCGAATTTGCTATCTCTGAGGCCAGCCGTACACCGGGTTATATCGTAACGAAACTAAACGGAGATGTAAACGTAGGTGGTGCTAACTATGCACCTACCCTGCTGGGAAAAAACCTGCTGCTATACACCTCTTCCCGCCCCGATACGACCATACTGGAAAAAAAGAAAAAAGAGAACCCTTATATCAACAGCTTATTTCAGGCCGATGGAAAGGATGCTGCTTTCAGCAACAGCCGCCCCCTGGCAATGCCTGAAGTAAAGGGTGTAGATCAGGGAGTATCGGCGGTCACACCAGATGGTAATTCCATCTTCCTGACCCGCTGGACAAATAAGAACGGGATAAAGGCGGCGGCTATCTACGTAAGCACCCGCAATGGGAATAACTGGTCAGAACCAAAGCCATTAGGGCAGAATGTAAACGTAGATGGATATAGCTCCATGCAGCCCTTTGTAACGGCTGATGGTAAATACCTGATGTTTGCATCCAACCGACCCGGGGGGATGGGTAAGAATGACCTTTGGTATAGTATGCTGGACAAGAACATGCCAGGCGCTGCGAGAAACATGGGTACGGGTATCAATACCCGCGATGAGGAGCAGGCACCGTTTTATGACGGCGACAGGCATATGCTGATCTTCAGTTCTGATGGCAGAGTAGGGTTGGGTGGACTGGATTTCTATTCCAGCGAAGGGGACTTCAGTAGCTGGGCGGCGCCGAAGAACTTAGGCGCGCCGCTGAACTCTCCAAAGGATGATATTTACTATACTGCTTCTGATTGGGCACATCCTATGAACGGTGGTTATATCAGCTCTGACAGAGAATCCGTATGCTGCCTGGAATTGTTCAACATTAAGCGTATTTCTAAGTCCATACATGGTATGGTGATGGATTGTGATAATAACCTGCCATTGTCAGGTGCAAAGATCACCCTGATCGATACGATTCAGCAAAAAGTACTAAAACAGGTAACCCTGGATGAAACCGGTCGTTATCGTTTTGAAGTAGATCTGAAGATGAATTACAAGATCATGGCAGAGAAAGAAAATTACTTCTCCAAAGCGATCTATATCAATACAGACCAGCTGGAGAAAGTAGATTCCATGGAAAGCCCCACCATCTGCCTGAAACGATATGAAATTGGCAAGCCAATTATCTTGAAAGATATCTACTACGATTTCGATAAAGCGACCCTGCGTCCGCAATCTCTGATTGTACTTGATACAGTAGTTTCTATTATGCAGGATAATCCGAATATTATCATCGAAATGAGTGCCCATACAGATAGTAAGGGTAAGGATGAATATAATATGAAATTATCTCAGCGCAGGGCTCAATCATGTGTAGATTACCTGATAAGCAGGGGTATTCCGTCATCCCGCATGATCGCGAAAGGGTATGGTGAATCCAGGCCAATTGCACCGAATACACTGCCTAATGGTAAGGATAACCCTGAAGGCAGACAGCTGAATAGAAGAACAGAATTCAAGGTGTTGCGCGTAACCCAGTTATCGCAATAA
- a CDS encoding PorP/SprF family type IX secretion system membrane protein, which translates to MKNKNILAIVLMAAAAFLPGVIRAQVDPHFSQYYAYPLWLNPALTGVIDGDYRASANYRNQWVNIGKPFSTMGFSFDAAAANNVGIGVNITNMKAGDAGYNYFNGMASFSYRGVRFGATGTSQLVFGVQAGMINRRIDPSKWQLGSQYDPVIGFDPAKASGENINTTSSNVFDAAAGAMFFDGNPSHQFNPFVGVSAGHLTQPVDPFVTGANRKLPVRYLAHGGSRIKVSDLLSFTPNGMYMRQGNAEEIVAGLYGSFLVNEDFDFLIGGNYRLNDSAIPFAGFHFKNFVLGLSYDVNASNLRRLVNGSNSFEISLSFISRKKKVYGEEYFICPRL; encoded by the coding sequence ATGAAGAATAAGAATATACTCGCTATTGTATTAATGGCGGCTGCAGCGTTCCTGCCGGGAGTAATCAGGGCACAGGTTGACCCCCATTTTTCTCAATACTATGCCTACCCCTTGTGGCTGAACCCCGCACTGACAGGTGTAATAGACGGAGACTACAGGGCTTCCGCCAATTATCGGAACCAATGGGTCAATATTGGTAAACCTTTCTCTACAATGGGCTTCTCATTCGATGCCGCAGCAGCGAACAATGTAGGTATCGGTGTCAATATTACCAACATGAAAGCTGGTGATGCAGGTTACAACTACTTCAATGGTATGGCCAGCTTCTCCTACAGGGGCGTGCGTTTTGGTGCTACCGGTACGAGTCAGCTGGTATTCGGCGTACAGGCTGGTATGATCAATCGTCGTATCGATCCTTCCAAATGGCAGCTGGGTAGCCAGTACGATCCTGTGATCGGCTTTGACCCTGCTAAAGCCAGCGGAGAAAATATCAATACCACCTCTTCCAATGTATTCGATGCGGCAGCAGGTGCCATGTTCTTTGATGGTAACCCCAGTCACCAGTTCAATCCATTCGTAGGTGTTTCTGCCGGCCACCTCACACAACCGGTAGATCCTTTCGTAACAGGGGCAAACAGGAAACTACCCGTGCGCTACCTGGCACATGGTGGTAGCCGTATCAAGGTGAGTGATCTGCTGAGCTTCACGCCAAATGGTATGTATATGAGGCAGGGTAATGCAGAAGAAATAGTAGCTGGTTTGTACGGATCCTTCCTGGTAAATGAAGACTTTGACTTTCTCATAGGTGGTAACTATCGCTTGAATGATTCAGCTATTCCATTCGCAGGTTTCCATTTCAAAAATTTTGTACTGGGCCTTAGTTACGATGTAAACGCCTCCAACCTGAGAAGGCTGGTCAATGGCAGCAACAGTTTCGAAATTTCCCTGTCTTTCATCAGCCGCAAGAAAAAAGTGTATGGAGAGGAATACTTCATATGCCCACGGTTGTAA